In the genome of Thalassophryne amazonica chromosome 6, fThaAma1.1, whole genome shotgun sequence, the window acagggtgattccataatttattcctcagacttgagtgattccatatttttttccctctgcttggtctaaaaaagtaaccgttactgactgccacaattatttttcctgatttcttacagtgtttcttaaagccagaaagttgccatttgaaatgactttagttttgtgtcatgtctgtgatctgctttttttctacaaatttaaacaactgaatgaacatcctccgaggccggtgattccataattattgccaggtgtTGTATTAAAGTTCTTAAGCTGTCTTGAATGTTGTCTTGAATTGACACATGCATGTTtgcattttggtgtgtgtgtgtgtgtgtgtgtgtgtgtgtgtgtgtgtgtgtgtgtgtgtgtgtgtgtgtgtgtgtgtgtgttcgtgttctTTTTAATTCAATGtgtaccaatcagcttcccacgtGGCTAATTAAAATTGCCTCCAACTAGGTACTCTGGCAAATTGGTGCAAATTTCAAACCATTTTTGAGCCCCagagctaatatctgtcatgccaAACTGCAGTTAATTTCATAGGAAAAAAACTATTTTGTTTTTCCATGGTTCAcatgactttttttccatcacctTTTACAGAATTCCTCTGATGAACTAGTGACTTCACAGACAGATGTAAATTCTTCTTCACCATCAAAGTGCAGTCAGGAAAAGGTATGTAAAAACTTAAAGGAACTGTCACTTGTCACTCTGGGTAatagtaaatacatttttgcaaCAGTAACAGCAGATGCATTTGTTTCCCCAGTCTCATGTAATGTATAATATTTGTCATTTGTATTTCCATATTAAGTGCTTGAAAGGTTCCACTTCTCAAGAGTCCTACTCTGAAGTGTCACAGCCTGAAGATGCTTTCCATAGCCAGGAGGAGGATAAGACCTCTTCCAGCTCTGAAGGAGGAGAATCTGATGGAGACTACACCCCTAATGAGGCTTCACCAAAGCCAAGACGCTCTCCTTGCACAAAAAAACATAGCTGTTATGTTTGTGGGAAGGTTGTATCGAAACTTGGTCATCACTTTTTGATGCATCGGAAAGAGGAGGCTGAAATTGCCGAATTGTATTGCTTACCCTCATACTCAAAGGAACGAAAGAAGTTATTTCAGAAGTTACAGGATAGAGGAAATGCGAAACATCAAAGATCAGAGAGTGACGGTGGAGAAGTGTCTTTGACAAGACAGCTTGAATCAAGTGTTGTCATGAATGCTGAAGTCGTTGTGCACAGTCAGAAGACAGAAGATGCTCAAAAAATGACACCTGGTGTACGGGGAATGCTTATCAGAATGAAGCAAGATGAGATTACATTtgcagttcagaatgacccccttCTACTGCAGCTGGCACAGTCTTTGTGTGACAACTATGAAAATACTGCAGACCACGCACACCATGACTTCACCACAAATACTCTGAGGGAACTGGGAAAACTCTTGTTAATACTGAGAAAAAAGTCTGTATTTTGCTTTGAAGATGCTGTCAAGGCCAAGAATTTTTGCAAGGTCGTTGAAGCTGTGAAAGACTTCTCTGGGTTCAGTAAAGTCACACAGACCTATAATAATCCAGCTGTtgcacagaaattaggaaatctCGTGAGGAAATTAGGCGAATTTGTCCTCAGTAAAACTGGCAACGATGAGCAGCTGAGAAGCGATACGGAAAAATTTATTAAATTGTGTACACATTGGCAACAACTTGTGTCTCAAGCAACCACTTCTAAATTGAATGGGCCGAAATTAAACAACCCATCTACCGTACCATTCATTCATGATGTGCAGCTTTTCTACAAGTGTCTCGAGACAACAttaacttctgctgttgaaagtcTGAAGACGCATGAAGCCCCTTGTTTTTATAATGCACTTGCCAGCGTGACTGTTGCCCAGGTGTCTGTCCTAAACAAATGTGCATCAGAAGTTTCAGAAATGACATTGAAGTCATTTGAGGAAAAAGAGACCACACAAGTGTTGTCTAAGCACTTCATCAGAGTAAGCATTGGCAAGACCAACCAAAAGGATACCGTTTTGTTGACTACTGAACTTGTTGATGCAATAACATTGCTGGTAAATAAGAGGGATGCATGTGGTGTGCATAGAGAAAATGCTTTCTTATTTGCAAAGCCAGACTTCAGTGCTGCCAGCTTCTATCAAGGAAACACCTGCATCAGGATTTTTGCCACTCAGTGTGGTGCAGCAAAGCCCGAGTATCTCAGGGCTAAGGAGTTCTACAAGCACATTACAAGAATATTCCAGATTCTTAACCTTGAAAATGATGAGCTTGATCAGCTAGCCAACTTGCTAGGTCATAGTATTCAATCGAAAAAGGAGTATTATCGCTTGCCAGAGGCAGCTGCAGACATCGCCAAAATTTCAAAATTGCTGCTGACAAAGGAGAAAGGATCTCTTGAAAGAACCCAAGGACAGTCCCTCAGTGGAGTTGAGTTTGTGGGTATGTGCCTATTTTAATACTGCATGTAACCTGCAAATATCTCTGTATGTTTTAGTTCAGACAAGGCAGGACCCGGTTTCATAactcagtctaatcttttagtctattaaacttCATTGAATATGGTCAGTCGCCCAACAGAATTCGTCTAATCACAGTTTCACATCGACAGCTAAACATGTAGATAATCCATTTTACGCTAGTCGATGATTTTCACAGACATAATGGCCTTGCGAGTGCCATTGCCAGGAAACGTCTCCAATGtgcgagttttttttttgttttttgtttttttaaacttctgGGTTGGTTGTTGCCATGAACTGTCCtacctttgtttcgttaactggctttattaatatTTACGGACATATACAAACTGCAGAATGGCGTGCTTAGCTCCTAATCTAGCAgttcttctacacttccgtcaagctttttgtgcacacaatgctgCTCAGTGTAACAGCGACGCAGGGGGCTAATGTGTGAACTGTCACAAACGCATTGTAACAGCTGCCATTTTTGAAGGTAAAATAAAAGTAGCCTCCTCTGTAACAGTCGGGCAATGCAAAGCTTTAGCCGACTAAACTCTTTGTGCAAGGACTAATGTCAAAAGATTAGTCGATTAAGCGAGTctagttgactaaacaagattagactgcttaatgaaaccaggcccaggtcTTTACTACATAGTAAATGTGTGCATTTTGTGCTATTTATTCCAGAGGAGCTGGAGCCAGACACAGAGCAGAGTAACTTTGAAAACAATGATACTGAAGAGGAAGAAGAGACAAAGGAAGAACCTGGTTGTTCAGGTCAGTGGAGCAGTTTCTGTTCCCCAATCTGTAACAAACAAATACTTGGCTGAGGTCCCCTGCTAATTTTACTGATATGTATGTGTGATGTGTACATGCAGGTGTTAACAGATAATTGTGGGTATTGAAAACTTGATATAGGCAATTTCAGTGAAGAGTACAAACCACTGCTGAAATTGAAGTGCATGTGGACGTGTGCATAAAAGTGAAAGTAACCATTTCTGGGGCAGAGGGTGCCTTCTTTTCACTGATTGTCATGTTTGATCTTGaccttgaggtcaaaggtcaattgcAGTCAGGTCAAGGGATTCAGAATGCATGATTTCCTATAGGGGTTCAATACAAATG includes:
- the LOC117512090 gene encoding uncharacterized protein LOC117512090 codes for the protein MKRRRRRLSPEEDALEHIVAYTDKPFLEERFIDPSKGRGLFTLESIEPNTFVVEYRGNIFPLKELSKEKCGDTLNNYVFEFLWKDEYWCIDASKEDGTFGRLVNDDHRNPNCKLRKIIYEGKPHVCLFALKKIYPGDEITFDYGESSYPWRSNNSSDELVTSQTDVNSSSPSKCSQEKCLKGSTSQESYSEVSQPEDAFHSQEEDKTSSSSEGGESDGDYTPNEASPKPRRSPCTKKHSCYVCGKVVSKLGHHFLMHRKEEAEIAELYCLPSYSKERKKLFQKLQDRGNAKHQRSESDGGEVSLTRQLESSVVMNAEVVVHSQKTEDAQKMTPGVRGMLIRMKQDEITFAVQNDPLLLQLAQSLCDNYENTADHAHHDFTTNTLRELGKLLLILRKKSVFCFEDAVKAKNFCKVVEAVKDFSGFSKVTQTYNNPAVAQKLGNLVRKLGEFVLSKTGNDEQLRSDTEKFIKLCTHWQQLVSQATTSKLNGPKLNNPSTVPFIHDVQLFYKCLETTLTSAVESLKTHEAPCFYNALASVTVAQVSVLNKCASEVSEMTLKSFEEKETTQVLSKHFIRVSIGKTNQKDTVLLTTELVDAITLLVNKRDACGVHRENAFLFAKPDFSAASFYQGNTCIRIFATQCGAAKPEYLRAKEFYKHITRIFQILNLENDELDQLANLLGHSIQSKKEYYRLPEAAADIAKISKLLLTKEKGSLERTQGQSLSGVEFVEELEPDTEQSNFENNDTEEEEETKEEPGCSDVAKRQERQLTPEDDALEHIAACRDKLFLEERFIDFSKGRGVFTLETIEPNTFVVEYQGNIISHPETHETSFVDTLNNYVFDFSWNGTKWW